The Engystomops pustulosus chromosome 1, aEngPut4.maternal, whole genome shotgun sequence genome has a window encoding:
- the HSH2D gene encoding hematopoietic SH2 domain-containing protein: MDENKPSVKWFIETQSEWFLRNGIPEWFHGVITRKDAEDLLMDKTIGCFLVRVSESRIGYSLSYRAQDRFRHFMIDVLQAQQCILSGDTRIHNTLEDLVNFHTQHPLYPYNEILTLPCGQKTESCADYEELFENGSTLPQPFSGVENSPIDMALTPSQPVGTNVPPVPPRRMQSSVSLNSQIMIPPCDLTKGNRLYPLLPTEGQMPYGVPVNTGVHRSITKSQSVDLPYPNTTHSSNWPNKEGEKLGNASKKPLKTYKTALNKAVTFMKEGELALDLKKMENTMAAQMEKVRDSFGRIGHTGQKNPSPPSQPRHHQPSVPEEYRAPPPFAPGFS, encoded by the exons ATGGATGAAAACAAACCATCTGTTAAATGGTTCATTGAAACACAATCTGAATGGTTTTTAAGGAATGGCATCCCTGAATGGTTTCATGGTGTTATCACAAGAAA GGATGCAGAAGATTTACTAATGGACAAGACAATAGGATGTTTTCTCGTCAGAGTTAGTGAAAGTAGAATTGGGTATAGCTTATCCTACAG GGCTCAGGACCGtttcagacacttcatgattgatGTTCTGCAGGCTCAACAATGCATACTTTCTGGAGACACAAGAATCCACAATACATTAGAAGACTTGGTTAACTTTCACACACAGCATCCCCTGTACCCTTATAATGAAATTTTAACTCTACCATGTGGACAG AAAACAGAGTCCTGTGCTGATTATGAAGAATTATTTGAAAACGGATCAACATTACCACAACCATTCAGCGGTGTAGAGAATTCTCCTATAGACATGGCCTTGACTCCCTCACAGCCTGTGGGAACAAATGTCCCGCCTGTGCCACCAAGAAGAATGCAGTCCTCCGTTTCCCTAAATTCCCAAATAATGATACCACCATGCGATCTCACCAAAGGAAACAGACTCTACCCATTACTACCTACAGAAGGGCAGATGCCATACGGT GTCCCGGTGAATACAGGTGTGCACAGATCTATAACAAAGTCACAAAGTGTAGATTTACCATACCCAAACACAACTCACAGCTCAAACTGGCCCAATAAGGAAGGAGAAAAACTGGGAAATGCATCAAAGAAACCTTTGAAAACTTATAAAACTGCTCTAAACAAAGCAGTAACTTTCATGAAAGAAGGGGAATTGGCTCTGGACCTAAAGAAAATGGAAAATACAATGGCAGCACAAATGGAAAAAGTCAGGGACAGTTTTGGGCGCATTGGACATACAGGACAGAAAAACccgtctccaccatcgcagccgAGACATCATCAACCAAGTGTCCCAGAAGAATACAGAGCACCTCCCCCTTTTGCACCaggattttcctaa